A genomic region of Arachis hypogaea cultivar Tifrunner chromosome 5, arahy.Tifrunner.gnm2.J5K5, whole genome shotgun sequence contains the following coding sequences:
- the LOC112803817 gene encoding uncharacterized protein yields the protein MQLKNKLNTLQIGGSVTKYFLMIKGTSDALALVGELVKESDHVNAILHGLTEEYSSVYTSVLARSKSITVAELEALLLAHESMLAKFRKPKVFMQANIAQFRNYDQNYQARRGFRGSFRGRGGRTFRGGRSYSEGSQMQERTGSGQFNNDAQFSNGRGQYSRGQRMYNARENSNRPQCQLCDKVGHIARTCWYRYSEDQY from the coding sequence ATGCAGTTGAAGAACAAGCTCAACACTCTCCAAATTGGAGGATCTGTAACTAAATATTTCTTAATGATCAAAGGTACAAGTGATGCATTGGCCTTAGTAGGTGAATTAGTGAAGGAAAGTGATCATGTTAATGCAATCTTGCATGGCTTGACTGAGGAGTATTCTTCAGTATATACATCAGTACTAGCTAGATCTAAAAGCATTACTGTGGCAGAATTAGAGGCACTATTGCTTGCTCATGAAAGCATGCTTGCAAAATTTAGAAAACCTAAGGTGTTTATGCAAGCTAATATAGCACAATTCAGGAACTATGATCAAAATTATCAAGCTAGGAGAGGCTTCAGAGGCAGTTTCAGAGGAAGAGGAGGTCGAACATTTAGAGGAGGTAGGAGTTACTCTGAAGGAAGTCAGATGCAAGAAAGAACAGGTAGTGGACAGTTCAACAATGATGCACAATTTTCAAATGGAAGGGGTCAATACAGCAGAGGGCAAAGAATGTACAATGCAAGGGAAAATAGTAATAGGCCACAGTGTCAATTATGCGACAAAGTTGGACACATTGCAAGAACCTGTTGGTACAGATACAGTGAAGATCAATATTAA